TCGTCCTTCAAGGCCTTCACAGTCTTCTTTAGCCCCTGGACTACTGTATCATCGTTCGCTCTGTTCTTGGACTCTGGCGTGCTGAAGCAGTTGGCAGATAAAATGGAGCGTTTGACTTTTCTTTGGGTCGAACATGGCGTGGAGAGAACGGAGGAGGGTGGTGCAATGGATGGTGCGGGCGAGGCAGCCAACGATTGAGCTTGGATGGTCAGCATCTTTTGCTGGTGGCGAACCAATTGCTGCCTCAACTCACTGTTCTCCTTTTGTAGCTCCAATATTAGTTTAGCTTGATCTACTTCAGAATCTGGCACCTGAATTGATGATTCCTCATTTGCCGCACATCCCTGAAGAGTACACTACAACCATCAATATGTTTTTTGGTTTATTTAAGACAACTCAGAAAATTCAAAAGCTCATATGTGTTTTAGGTTCCTTGATTTCTTGCCATAGAAGCTGAAGAGCCAAACCTTTGTTCTTATCTCCTTGGCACGATCAGCCCAGTGGAGTGTGTTCTGCGTCTCACCAAAAGAGAGATTACTGGGGCTTATATTGGCAATCATGACAGTGTTGCATTGTCCTCCCAAGGAATCCTTGAGAAGTTGGGTCAGCTTGGAGTTGCGGAAAGGGATGTGCTTCTTTCCCTCCACAAGAGCATTGATGCAACTGCTCAAAGCAAGGAGGGAGCGGTTGATGTTGGCACCTTCGATCGATCTCTGCGTTCGTTGATCAGTTGCCAGAGCTCTCTCTGATCCAGCTAGATCAATAAGCGAAAGTTTCCCGATGCGTCTCACAATGGTACCTGAATCATTGCATTTGTATTCTGCCACCACCTACATATGAATGAAAGATAGCTTCACATGATCAACATTTAGTACCTAAATGCACAGAGAGCTGGGAATCAAAAACTAAACTACCTGAAGTATTGCATGAGACCGGGAAGATGTCTCATTGGCTCTTGTTGGCTCGATGGTTCTGTTTTGATTGCCTTGCTGAAGCAATGTCATGACCTACAGGAGAAGATAACAACAAAAGAAGCATTATCATAACCAGTGCTTCAAGAATTCACAACCAGAACAAGTTATACTAGTGAAGACTAGGATTACCTCATCCGTTGTGTAAGCTCTATACTGTGTGAGACCAGAAGCTACAATTCCCTGAATAGTACGGGAGCAAAAAACTTGTAAATACTATATTTTCGCTACAGAAGAATCAAATTTTGTTTAAGTGAATCTATGCTGCTAACTCATGTTTTACTTCATTTCACTTAAGCATTGTATGATTATACAGTAACCATGTCACTGAGGTACAGAAGGTGATCGAGGAGGCTGTGGGGAAGAAGTAGAGAGTAGAAGTGCAAGAAGAAAGATTACGATTTAGAATGAGCCAAAATAATTATTTGTTTCGTTGCGACAATATCATTGAAGTAATATAATGGTAAGAGTAGACACTGAGTTAGATTTcactatcaaagaatggagtattaTAGTCAATATAATTATAAATCATCAACATAATTTGCTATGAGTTGTATCTACTCTCATCTTTGTTCATAAATCAACATACAGGTAAAATAAGCTAAACTACATTTGTAAGTGCAGCTTGTAAATGCTATTAACAACCATACATCTACATTTCGATACACGAAACGATTTGCAAATGCTAGCAATAgaataggcatttataagaaataATGCTCCTAGGAAACTTGCAAGGCACATGGAATGTATATATAACTCAATTGACCTACAATGTACAGATAACCTTCAATAAATCCGGTGTCAAAATTTATAAGCAATTTATGTTTGGGAGAAGTAGAAGCTGACTAACCTGTTTATCTTCCCTTAGGACAAGGGGTCTGCCAGGGGATAACAAGTCTCTGACAGTCTCATTGTAGACCTCAAGGTAAGAAAGTTGGACCGAGTGATCCCCATCATAGCTCCTCTGCCTAATCTTAGAGAAGAGATCCTTGATAGCCAGAACCATGACACCCGGGTTCTCCACTGTCCCTAACATTGTGTATGTTTTGCCAGCTCCTGTTGCACCATAGCAGAATACTGAACCATTCCTCCCTTGTAGAACACCTTCCACAAGATCTGCTGTGCTGCATAAACAGACACAAGCGTTGCAAAAAGCTTTTCTCATGATGCACACTTGGGAATAGAGATAAGAAGGCTCCCTTGTCGATACATTATGACAAACGAGAGCATGCAATCGATACTAAAGGGTTCAGTAGATTCTTTTCGACAGAGTATAACTGACATTTCCGCATGGCAGTGGACAGTGATCAAGAAGCATGAAATTACAGGGGAAATCACGGATGATACACATCAATTGTATGAGGAAGAAAACAAGAAATATGGTCATTGACAAGATCTAAATAGAGAAAAACTAGCATCGATTCAGCTTGAAGATTACAAGAATAGTAATATTATGGATATGAAGAGATTTTTATGGAAGTTGCCATGGTCTTGCTAAAGAACAAACAGTTTAAATGGGAGGAATTGTGTTTGAATTATATGCAAAGAAGCAGTAATCAGGTAGTGATGCCTTACGTGGTGGCGTAGACTTCTTGCTGCGGCGTGGAATCCGGAAAGGAGGAGTCGAAGCAGAAATGCCGCCCTCGGACCCTCTTCAGCCGGAGGTAATCCGTCTCGGACGCGAACTCCGTCAAGTAGACGTCTTTCCTGTTCACGATCTTCACGCAGCAGCGCGACCCGGCGTCCTTCTCCTTCTTCGCCATCGGCCTCAGCCGCACGAACACGAGGATTCGGCTGCCAGGGGCCTCTCGGTTCTCAGCTGCTACAGCCCCCAATTGATCCCCACCAACCTTGCTTCTCCCCACCCAGCCATCCGACTGCGCACCATCGCTGATCAACTCTCGCAGCGAGAGCTTCCCCGTCGTCGCAGCCCTTCCGACTCCGGGAGCCGTGGCCACCGCCTTCTTGGGGCAGGCGGCGGAGTTCACCGCGAACCGATTCTGGTCCCAGACTTCTTGGTTCTCCTTGGTGGCGTCAGCCATCGGAGACAAGCCGCGATTCGCGTTCTCCTTCTGGATCGGATCCCGCTCGTCTTCTTCACCCTGCTTTTCTTGTTCTTGCTGCCTCCGGCGGCGGCTAGAGTCGGCCAGCTCGACGCTAGGGTGGTGGGTGCCGAGGACGCGGGGGTCCGCGGAGCCCGTTCTGGAGGCCAGTTGACTCCGGTGCTGCTCGTACAAGAGGGTGAGGGCCCTCATCTTCTCCCGGAGGCCGTGGTGCGGGTCACGCAGAAGCCGCGCCCTCGCCCGCTGCCCTTCTCGATCATGATCCGCCGAGGCCGGCTCGTTGCGGCCGATCGAGATCTGCGACCGTGTGGAGACCGGCATGGTCTGCCAGAATCAAACTCCCAAGAACAAGAAGACGATGATATCGA
The window above is part of the Musa acuminata AAA Group cultivar baxijiao chromosome BXJ2-6, Cavendish_Baxijiao_AAA, whole genome shotgun sequence genome. Proteins encoded here:
- the LOC135614797 gene encoding kinesin-like protein KIN-8A → MPVSTRSQISIGRNEPASADHDREGQRARARLLRDPHHGLREKMRALTLLYEQHRSQLASRTGSADPRVLGTHHPSVELADSSRRRRQQEQEKQGEEDERDPIQKENANRGLSPMADATKENQEVWDQNRFAVNSAACPKKAVATAPGVGRAATTGKLSLRELISDGAQSDGWVGRSKVGGDQLGAVAAENREAPGSRILVFVRLRPMAKKEKDAGSRCCVKIVNRKDVYLTEFASETDYLRLKRVRGRHFCFDSSFPDSTPQQEVYATTTADLVEGVLQGRNGSVFCYGATGAGKTYTMLGTVENPGVMVLAIKDLFSKIRQRSYDGDHSVQLSYLEVYNETVRDLLSPGRPLVLREDKQGIVASGLTQYRAYTTDEVMTLLQQGNQNRTIEPTRANETSSRSHAILQVVAEYKCNDSGTIVRRIGKLSLIDLAGSERALATDQRTQRSIEGANINRSLLALSSCINALVEGKKHIPFRNSKLTQLLKDSLGGQCNTVMIANISPSNLSFGETQNTLHWADRAKEIRTKGCAANEESSIQVPDSEVDQAKLILELQKENSELRQQLVRHQQKMLTIQAQSLAASPAPSIAPPSSVLSTPCSTQRKVKRSILSANCFSTPESKNRANDDTVVQGLKKTVKALKDEIEKLKKEHVLQLKQKDDFIRDLITKYGLKPSEGQREKRVGTRSSLRRGEKSAAETGELKSPNHRFTSPVPTAKKRSFWDITTGNSPSVVALNGRKTRSHVAAEAHATPSMLLQPGFARHHLKN